Proteins from one Anopheles nili chromosome 2, idAnoNiliSN_F5_01, whole genome shotgun sequence genomic window:
- the LOC128727722 gene encoding alkaline phosphatase 4-like gives MRREEFEISTVDPAVSRRSRQTPGSESVLNRENVGNSSPRRKASLGFNALCIGVLIVIVFAIVVLCVGFIIKYENEGEAVGKIDLFVDDLPSEQAVWFESNLAELRNAFRVKDNKRRAKNVVLFVALDSHEVTNGAPRPIWESFPHLAMFRTTQERPLASFNPTSLFCGIEARSHTIGFDSAVEPWSDCVSMEHLTHRAPSVVQWAQDIGRRTGVITNGEIVDPFPAALYAHTPNASWVYSTPDSVHCPDVRSQLLQGETGRQLNVIAGALACPEEFCHESFRHEWQARKNEDGSSYKISTNVQDLLENEDDDWEYALGIYDQRVLAVPNAFHDLTLGALHVLDSPEGFLLIAVVDPKVGISIQELDVTVRSTLRKLSHAVDDSLVVVIRSDRGNDRPSPYATVHATGPMSHLLHRVHNQTFLAHFVAYAARIGRFRDSDLTNLVLKIF, from the exons ATGCGACGAGAGGAATTTGAAATTTCGACAGTCGATCCTGCTGTTAGCCGGCGTAGTAGACAAACACCAGGAAGTGAAAGTGTACTAAATCGTGAAAATGTGGGGAACAGTTCACCAAGGAGGAAAGCAAGCCTTGGATTTAACGCTCTTTGCATCGGAGTGCTGATAGTGATTGTTTTCGCGATCGTAGTCCTATGCGTAGGATTTATAATAAAGTATGAAAATGAGGGTGAAGCAGTGGGCAAAATCGATCTATTTGTCGACGACCTGCCTTCAG AGCAAGCCGTTTGGTTTGAATCTAACCTGGCCGAGCTGCGTAATGCGTTCCGGGTGAAGGACAATAAGCGACGGGCCAAAAATGTGGTCCTGTTCGTAGCACTAGACAGCCATGAGGTTACCAACGGTGCGCCAAGGCCGATTTGGGAATCGTTCCCACATCTAGCCATGTTCCGAACTACCCAAGAGCGCCCGCTTGCGTCATTTAATCCGACCTCGTTGTTTTGCGGCATTGAGGCGCGTTCGCATACCATTGGATTTGATTCAGCGGTGGAACCTTGGAGTGATTGCGTGAGCATGGAACATCTCACCCACCGTGCCCCGTCAGTCGTACAGTGGGCTCAAGATATCGGACGTCGCACTGGAGTGATAACGAACGGTGAAATTGTGGATCCGTTTCCGGCGGCACTGTACGCCCACACGCCAAATGCCAGCTGGGTTTATTCCACTCCCGATTCAGTGCATTGTCCTGACGTGCGATCGCAGCTGCTGCAAGGCGAAACAGGACGGCAGTTGAACGTCATCGCAGGAGCACTCGCTTGTCCTGAAGAATTTTGCCATGAATCATTTCGGCATGAGtggcaagcgagaaaaaatgaaGATGGCTCGAGCtacaaaatatcaacaaatGTGCAAGATTTGCTGGAGAACGAAGACGATGATTGGGAGTATGCGCTGGGAATATACGATCAGCGAGTCCTGGCGGTGCCGAATGCATTCCACGATCTCACGTTGGGCGCTTTGCACGTGCTTGACAGTCCAGAAGGGTTTCTGCTGATTGCTGTCGTCGATCCTAAAGTCGGCATTTCAATTCAAGAGCTCGATGTTACGGTGCGGTCGACATTAAGAAAGCTTAG CCACGCGGTTGACGATAGTCTCGTCGTCGTGATCAGATCTGATCGTGGTAACGATCGTCCTTCACCGTATGCCACGGTGCATGCAACGGGACCGATGTCGCATTTATTGCACCGAGTGCATAATCAAACGTTTTTGGCACATTTCGTGGCATACGCAGCACGAATTGGCCGCTTTCGAGACTCGGACCTGACGAATCtggttttgaaaatattctaa
- the LOC128727711 gene encoding protein strawberry notch, with product MNRMAMKKSSYGMEDDDDDDEEGDEKVGTGDSTDSDFDDDEDPDEIEVPGGGKDLATVATLTKKYKPEGTGLLNTVTANSMAAAGINKNDPQKQQQQQQKLNLGLPGSRGSTIVIPGAVGAISNASRINSAMKPGFPGPLRSSVDGKGALGPGTGGSAAGGRGSGGSSTSSSLATGQRWPVGGNLATGGGPSGSGSGSSSSVVKPITTTTSMSAAAATTVTGTVVPPGATSILGGLGSYYPPSFATLLAQMEMASVGFGGNSSFGGSSKTVGNDNMNQIMSSQLMLQNLQAMLVANPHYLTSGIPTKLISQMVMADPSKLQLMPIPEEEEAEDEEMGVAETYAEYWPAKLKIGKKHPDPVVETASLSSVEPSDVYYQLSIPQETINGGLLSALQLESITYASQAHAHLLPDGTRAGFLIGDGAGVGKGRTIAGIIYENYMKGRKKSIWISVSNDLRYDSERDLRDIGAGKIEVLALNKLKYAKINSTVNHNVKKGVIFGTYSALIGESQSTTGKYKSRLKQLLQWCGADFDGVIVFDECHKAKNLCPVGSSKPTKTGLTALELQNKLPKARVVYASATGASEPRNMAYMVRLGIWGQGTPFPSFTDFIQAVEKRGVGAMEIVAMDMKQRGMYIARQLSFHGVTFKIEEVPLTKEFKQVYDASVELWVEAMQKFTEAAELIDAESRMKKTMWGQFWSAHQRFFKYLCIASKVNHAVKVAREAIKYGKCVVIGLQSTGEARTLEQLERDDGELSDFVSTAKGVMQSLVEKHFPAPDRNRINRLLDVRKQLALGLLGGELDEIVRNKVTSSGTSGSAIAKRKRMGNRGKASSGVTKTKRSRNDSSDEDGSSSDTSSNASSPRQSNESDIRTSDSEAEGSFHDSFDSEASVSDEYNPFFSGSDTDGDDPWVSGKTKSTASSNRSKAKATSKPASTTSTPVAEAVPAAIVTSGAVSGRKKPVSTQDKIQAHLTKKQTDTKPFTIQSSNGFSIQLAGGPPPKDAIERACQMKDELLEKIERLGLRLPANTLDQLIDELGGPENVAEMTGRKGRVVQNDDGSIQYESRSEQDVPLETLNITEKQRFMDGTKDVAIISEAASSGISLQSDRRVRNQRRRVHITLELPWSADRAIQQFGRTHRSNQVNAPEYMFLISDLAGERRFASTVAKRLESLGALTHGDRRATETRDLSQFNIDNKYGRTALEAVMKTIMGYEAPIVPPPSDYRGDFFKDVAGALVGVGLIVNTEQMPGVLSLDKDYNNISKFLNRILGMPVELQNRLFKYFTDTLEATIAQEKKRGRFDLGILDLGTAGENVTRIKKIRFARKHSTGIAPTELHVVKVERGMIWQEAIDKWAELGGDMEGFYVSQQVRNGKYNVILAIEIENPAKKKALTVGADVKGKKETRLFQIYHPNTGLQFKHESLAELEKKYKKVLSTEAEPHWTQLYDSSINTCSHSYWKGQCRNVTLGHECEVGLRRRTYNVLSGSVLAVWARVEDSLAARIGNQSRLQVIRLKTKEGVKIVGTLIPKNCVEQLVKDLGGDSEKVDEVIFEDQ from the exons ATGAATCGAATg GCCATGAAGAAGTCCTCCTACGGCATggaagacgacgatgatgacgacgaggagGGCGACGAAAAGGTGGGCACCGGCGATTCGACCGACTCCGattttgatgatgatgaggaccCGGATGAGATTGAAGTACCAG GCGGAGGAAAGGATCTTGCGACGGTAGCGACACTGACCAAGAAGTACAAACCAGAAGGAACCGGGTTATTAAACACCGTTACAGCGAACAGCATGGCCGCGGCTGGCATCAACAAAAACGATCcccaaaagcagcagcaacagcagcagaagttAAATCTTGGTTTGCCCGGTAGCAGAGGCTCGACGATAGTGATTCCAGGTGCGGTCGGTGCCATTTCGAACGCCAGCCGAATCAATTCCGCGATGAAGCCAGGCTTCCCGGGACCGCTCCGGTCGTCAGTGGACGGGAAGGGTGCGCTAGGCCCCGGTACTGGTGGCAGTG CTGCTGGTGGGAGAGGTAGCGGAGGATCATCGACGTCCTCGAGCCTTGCCACGGGCCAACGCtggccggtgggtggaaatctGGCCACGGGCGGTGGTCCCAGTGGCAGCGGTAGTGGAAGTTCCTCTTCCGTCGTCAAGCCaatcacgacgacgacgtcgatgTCGGCAGCGGCGGCCACGACGGTGACTGGAACGGTGGTGCCCCCAGGAGCGACCAGCATCCTTGGCGGCCTGGGAAGCTACTACCCGCCCAGCTTTGCCACTCTGCTGGCGCAGA TGGAAATGGCTAGCGTCGGTTTCGGGGGCAATTCGTCGTTtggtggcagcagcaaaacggtAGGGAATGATAACATGAACCAAATCATGTCCAGCCAGCTCATGCTCCAGAACCTGCAGGCGATGCTGGTGGCCAATCCGCACTACCTAACCAGTGGCATTCCAACCAAATTGATCTCGCAAATGGTGATGGCGGATCCCAGCAAG ttaCAGTTGATGCCAATTCCCGAGGAAGAGGAAGCAGAGGACGAGGAAATGGGTGTGGCTGAAACGTACGCCGAATATTGGCCGGCAAAGT TGAAAATCGGCAAAAAGCATCCCGATCCGGTGGTGGAAACGGCTTCACTATCGTCGGTAGAACCCAGCGACGTGTACTATCAACTCTCCATTCCCCAGGAGACGATCAACGGTGGATTGTTAAGTGCGTTGCAGCTCGAATCGATCACGTACGCCAGCCAAGCACACGCGCACCTTCTCCCAGATGGTACACGGGCCGGATTTTTGATCGGCGacggtgccggtgtcggtAAGGGTCGTACGATCGCTGGGATCATCTACGAGAATTATATGAAAGGGCGCAAGAAATCCATTTGGATATCGGTGTCGAACGATCTGCGGTACGATTCGGAGCGCGATCTGCGTGACATTGGAGCTGGCAAAATCGAGGTCCTTGCACTGAATAAG CTAAAGTACGCTAAAATAAACTCAACGGTGAACCACAACGTCAAAAAAGGCGTCATATTCGGCACGTACTCGGCGTTGATCGGTGAGTCACAAAGTACAACCGGGAAGTACAAATCGCGCCTCAAGCAACTACTGCAGTGGTGCGGAGCTGACTTTGACGGCGTGATCGTGTTTGATGAGTGCCACAAGGCGAAGAACCTGTGCCCGGTTGGTTCGAGTAAGCCGACCAAGACGGGTCTAACGGCGCTGGAGCTGCAGAACAAACTACCGAAAGCGCGTGTCGTGTACGCGTCGGCCACTGGCGCCTCGGAACCTCGCAACATGGCGTACATGGTGCGGCTAGGCATATGGGGCCAGGGGACACCCTTTCCGTCCTTTACGGATTTCATTCAGGCTGTCGAAAAACG TGGCGTCGGTGCGATGGAAATAGTTGCCATGGACATGAAGCAGCGAGGAATGTACATTGCACGGCAGCTGAGCTTCCACGGAGTGACATTTAAGATTGAGGAGGTGCCTCTTACGAAGGAGTTCAAACAGGTGTACGATGCGTCGGTTGAGCTG TGGGTGGAAGCGATGCAAAAGTTTACCGAAGCCGCCGAGCTGATCGACGCCGAGAGTCGGATGAAGAAAACGATGTGGGGTCAGTTCTGGTCGGCGCACCAGCGCTTCTTCAAGTATCTTTGCATCGCCTCCAAGGTGAACCATGCCGTCAAGGTGGCAAGGGAAGCGATCAAATACGGCAAATGCGTGGTAATCGGTCTGCAGTCGACGGGTGAGGCACGTACGCTCGAGCAGCTTGAACGGGACGATGGTGAACTGAGCGACTTCGTCTCGACGGCGAAAGGCGTGATGCAGTCGCTGGTGGAGaagcattttcccgcaccggaTCGTAACCGTATCAACCGGTTGCTGGATGTCCGCAAACAACTAGCCCTAGGTTTACTCGGCGGTGAGCTGGACGAAATTGTTCGGAATAAGGTGACATCATCGGGCACCTCTGGAAGTGCGATtgcgaaacgcaaacgaatggGAAACCGGGGCAAAGCATCCTCCGGTGTGACAAAGACGAAGCGCTCGCGAAACGATTCGTCAGATGAGGACGGTTCGTCCTCTGATACGTCTTCTAACGCTTCGTCTCCCCGCCAATCGAACGAATCCGACATTCGAACATCCGACAGCGAAGCGGAGGGAAGCTTTCACGACAGCTTCGACAGTGAAGCCAGTGTGAGTGACGAGTACAATCCGTTCTTTTCTGGTTCCGACACCGACGGTGATGACCCTTGGGTGAGTGGTAAAACCAAATCCACCGCCAGTTCGAACCGATCTAAGGCGAAAGCGACTAGTAAACCCGCTTCCACGACGTCGACACCGGTGGCTGAAGCGGTACCCGCTGCTATTGTGACCAGTGGCGCCGTGAGCGGTCGCAAGAAACCGGTTAGCACCCAAGACAAGATACAGGCGCACCTGACGAAAAAGCAGACGGATACGAAACCATTTACCATCCAGTCGAGTAACGGGTTTTCGATCCAGCTCGCCGGTGGGCCCCCACCAAAGGATGCGATCGAACGAGCGTGTCAGATGAAGGACGAGTTGCTGGAGAAAATAGAACGGTTGGGTTTACGATTACCGGCAAACACGCTCGATCAGTTGATCGACGAGCTGGGTGGACCGGAGAATGTGGCCGAAATGACGGGCCGTAAGGGGCGCGTGGTGCAGAACGACGACGGTTCCATTCAGTACGAGTCCCGGTCCGAACAGGACGTGCCGCTCGAGACGCTCAACATAACGGAGAAGCAGCGGTTTATGGACGGCACGAAGGACGTGGCGATCATTTCCGAAGCCGCTTCGAGCGGTATCTCGCTGCAAAGTGACCGGCGGGTGCGAAACCAGAGGCGGCGAGTGCACATAACACTGGAGTTGCCGTGGTCCGCTGACCGGGCGATACAACAGTTCGGACGTACCCATCGCTCGAACCAGGTGAACGCACCTGAGTACATGTTCCTCATTTCGGATCTTGCCGGTGAGCGTCGATTCGCGTCGACTGTGGCCAAACGACTCGAATCGCTTGGTGCTCTGACGCATGGTGATCGCCGAGCGACGGAGACACGCGATCTGTCGCAGTTTAACATCGATAACAAGTACGGTCGTACGGCGCTAGAGGCTGTGATGAAGACGATAATGGGCTATGAGGCACCGATCGTACCGCCCCCGTCCGATTATCGGGGTGACTTCTTCAAGGATGTCGCGGGGGCACTGGTCGGTGTGGGGCTGATTGTGAATACCGAGCAGATGCCGGGCGTGCTCAGCCTGGACAAGGACTACAACAACATATCGAAGTTCCTGAATCGCATCCTCGGCATGCCGGTAGAGTTGCAGAACCGTCTGTTCAAGTACTTTACCGATACGCTCGAGGCGACCATCGCACAGGAGAAGAAGCGCGGCCGGTTTGATTTGGGTATTCTGG atcTTGGAACGGCCGGAGAAAACGTAACGCGCATCAAGAAAATTCGATTCGCCCGCAAACATTCGACAGGAATTGCACCTACCGAACTACATGTCGTCAAGGTGGAGCGGGGCATGATCTGGCAGGAAGCAATCGACAA aTGGGCCGAACTGGGCGGTGACATGGAAGGTTTCTATGTTTCGCAACAAGTCCGTAACGGCAAGTACAACGTGATATTggcgatcgagatcgagaatCCCGCCAAGAAAAAGGCACTCACCGTCGGGGCCGATGTGAAGGGCAAGAAGGAGACCAGGCTGTTCCAGATCTACCACCCTAACACGGGCCTGCAGTTCAAGCACGAATCGCTCGCCGAGCTGGAGAAGAAATACAAGAAGGTCCTAAGCACCGAGGCGGAACCACACTGGACGCAACTGTACGACTCTTCGATCAACACCTGCTCGCATAGCTACTGGAAGGGCCAGTGTCGCAATGTTACGCTGGGACACGAATGCGAG GTCGGATTGCGGAGGCGTACGTACAACGTTCTTTCCGGTTCGGTGCTTGCAGTGTGGGCGCGGGTGGAAGACAGCCTCGCCGCCCGCATCGGGAATCAGTCGCGCCTGCAGGTGATCCGACTGAAGACGAAGGAGGGAGTTAAGATCGTCGGCACGCTCATTCCAAAGAATTGCGTCGAGCAGCTGGTGAAGGATCTGGGGGGCGATTCAGAGAAGGTGGACGAGGTGATATTTGAGGATCAGTAA
- the LOC128730521 gene encoding ceramide synthase, translated as MMEKVNTRGCVFSLLYSIGSFALACASLSTLNPSDRISVEKGALLISLGFVYFVALTEFLNKLLLKTSIGHNFVKRYRLRVSDVLDITNKLVSAVQAAFSCIAGLFVCRWSCPRNFLHASHFLSESYAWFAASYFFYDLWSMYKIYAAEAATKIKAKLGLQLAPGYNNNVGSNGVANGNGASPADKAFHSQLQVLDDIPSVGQGTLSFVNPCKTGIPSFAKYLSTHPLMVFHHLFIGSYGLIVISYLRGGLGDCVFSFMFMMELSTPFVSFRSILSVMGLKQSKLYVVNGLVMLVSFFWCRVFLMPYVCYYYSQVVNKPFFEAVWNLPWGCKASILALFLPQLYWFRLMVRGAMKVFFPSKTTRNPAGLTTASCADDGTPNGGSMKSSQSKDSEVRSLM; from the exons ATGATGGAAAAGGTAAACACGCGGGGCTGTGTGTTCTCGTTGCTGTACTCGATCGGCTCGTTCGCGCTGGCCTGCGCCAGTTTGTCCACACTCAACCCGAGTGATCGAATATCGGTTGAGAAGGGCGCGCTGCTTATCAGTCTGGGCTTCGTGTACTTTGTTGCGCTTACCGAGTTTCTAAACAAGCTGCTCCTGAAAACTTCGATCGGGCATAATTTCGTCAAACGGTACCGATTGCGTGTGTCGGATGTGCTGGATATAACGAACAA ACTCGTATCCGCGGTACAGGCTGCCTTCTCCTGTATCGCCGGCCTGTTCGTGTGTCGGTGGTCATGCCCGAGAAACTTCCTGCACGCTTCCCACTTCCTGTCGGAATCGTACGCCTGGTTCGCAGCGTCCTACTTCTTCTACGATCTCTGGTCGATGTACAAAATCTACGCCGCTGAGGCGGCCACCAAGATAAAGGCCAAACTTGGCCTCCAGCTTGCTCCGGGGTACAATAATAACGTCGGTAGTAACGGAGTGGCAAATGGCAACGGTGCGTCACCAGCGGATAAGGCATTCCACTCTCAGCTGCAGGTACTGGACGACATTCCTAGCGTGGGACAAGGAACGCTCTCCTTCGTCAACCCGTGCAAAACGGGAATCCCTAGCTTTGCCAAGTATCTGTCAACGCATCCTTTGATGGTGTTCCATCACCTCTTCATCGGTTCGTACGGGCTGATCGTAATATCG TACCTCCGTGGAGGTTTGGGGGACTGCGTGTTTAGCTTCATGTTCATGATGGAGCTTTCCACGCCCTTCGTATCATTCCGAAGCATTCTGAGCGTGATGGGGCTGAAGCAATCGAAGCTGTACGTGGTAAATGGACTCGTTATGCTGGTCTCGTTCTTCTGGTGTCGTGTCTTCCTGATGCCCTACGTGTGCTACTACTACAGCCAGGTGGTGAACAAACCATTCTTTGAG GCCGTGTGGAACCTGCCGTGGGGATGCAAGGCTAGTATATTGGCGCTGTTCCTGCCACAGCTCTACTGGTTCCGCTTGATGGTTCGGGGTGCAATGAAG gttttctttccatcgaaAACAACCCGCAACCCAGCCGGCTTGACAACAGCGTCTTGTGCAGATGATGGGACTCCTAACGGGGGCTCCATGAAATCTTCCCAATCCAAAGATAGCGAAGTGCGCTCGTTAATGTAA
- the LOC128721462 gene encoding eukaryotic translation initiation factor 5, which yields MATVNVNRNVTDIFYRYKMPRINAKVEGKGNGIKTVIVNMAEVARAIGRPATYPTKYFGCELGAQTQFDHKNERFIVNGSHDAAKLQDLLDGFIRKFVLCPECDNPETDLLVSSKKGTIAQGCKACGFHGPLEVNHKVNTFIIKNPPNVNPASQGASLTEGKRSKRTKKGENGDDSTAGLNTTANGGSAADGGENGDESPNGSIAGGAVGENNEDDVNWTVDTSEEAVRARMQDLTDGAKNMTVSDDFDKTEKERMDIFYELVKKKRDANELDNVQVHKELVTEASRLDIQSKATLVLVELLFTANITQEARKYRNLLLRFTHEDKKAQKYFIGGLEQTISLHADKLMDKVPGLLKLFYDSDVLDEKVILDWSQKVSKKYVSKEVAAQIHERAKPFVQWLQEAEEEESSEEDDDSEVEIEYDDRAKVDSLRKEPAKPDPKKAAKASVEEDEEGDDLNIDDI from the exons ATGGCTACCGTGAACGTGAATCGGAATGTTACCGACATCTTCTACCGTTACAAGATGCCTCGCATCAACGCAAAGGTGGAAGGCAAAGGTAACGGCATAAAAACGGTTATCGTAAACATGGCGGAAGTGGCCAGAGCGATCGGTCGTCCTGCAACCTATCCGACGAAGTATTTTGGTTGTGAACTTGGAGCTCAAACGCAATTTGACCACAAG AATGAACGCTTTATTGTCAACGGATCGCATGATGCTGCCAAGTTGCAAGATCTGCTGGATGGGTTTATTCGCAAGTTCGTGCTGTGCCCGGAGTGTGACAACCCAGAGACGGACCTACTTGTGTCGTCGAAAAAAGGTACCATTGCGCAAGGATGCAAGGCCTGTGGCTTCCATGGTCCGCTGGAGGTGAACCATAAGGTGAACACGTTCATCATCAAGAACCCACCCAACGTGAACCCGGCAAGCCAGGGAGCGTCGCTGACCGAAGGCAAGCGGAGCAAGCGTACCAAGAAGGGCGAGAATGGTGATGACTCTACGGCTGGTCTTAACACTACGGCCAACGGAGGTAGCGCGGCGGACGGTGGAGAGAATGGCGACGAGTCCCCGAACGGATCAATCGCGGGCGGTGCGGTGGGGGAGAACAACGAGGACGATGTAAACTGGACCGTGGACACGTCTGAGGAAGCAGTGCGTGCGCGTATGCAGGATCTCACCGACGGTGCCAAGAACATGACCGTGTCGGACGATTTCGATAAAACGGAAAAGGAGCGCATGGACATTTTCTACGAGCTGGTGAAGAAGAAGCGCGACGCGAACGAGCTCGATAATGTGCAGGTGCATAAGGAGCTCGTGACCGAGGCCAGTCGCCTCGACATCCAGTCGAAAGCGACGTTGGTGCTTGTTGAGCTACTATTCACGGCTAACATAACGCAGGAGGCGCGCAAGTACCGCAATCTGCTGCTGCGCTTCACGCACGAGGATAAAAAAGCCcagaaatatttcattggCGGTCTGGAGCAGACAATTTCTCTGCACGCGGACAAGCTGATGGATAAGGTGCCCGGTTTGCTGAAGCTGTTCTACGACAGCGACGTGCTGGACGAGAAGGTGATCCTCGATTGGTCGCAGAAGGTGAGCAAGAAGTACGTCTCGAAGGAAGTCGCTGCTCAGATTCATGAGCGTGCAAAGCCCTTCGTTCAGTGGCTCCAGGAGGCGGAAGAGGAGGAGTCGTCCGAGGAGGACGACGACTCGGAAGTCGAAATTGAGTACGATGATCGCGCCAAGGTTGACTCGTTGCGCAAGGAGCCTGCCAAACCGGATCCGAAAAAGGCGGCCAAGGCATCTGTCGAAGAGGACGAAGAGGGTGATGATCTTAATATCGACGACATCTAg
- the LOC128721254 gene encoding uncharacterized protein LOC128721254 has translation MTLESVQETPALKGAPLSPILRSFSGTTCMISHRSSKSHRTSKYSSNRHRKLQPFRET, from the exons ATGACTTTAGAAAGCGTACAAG AAACACCAGCACTCAAAGGAGCACCGCTTTCTCCCATATTAAGGAGTTTCAGTGGTACGACGTGCATGATTTCTCATAGGAGCAGTAAAAGTCATAG GACTTCAAAATATTCTAGCAATAGACATCGGAAATTACAACCATTCAGAGAAACGTGA
- the LOC128727699 gene encoding protein GUCD1, whose product MEAEIPSYIPDILEHPVVHFTQRYDWDCGLACILMVLDRRQRQTFLTQFQQICDEGQFGKSTWTIDLCYILKDFSVPLKYLTKTLGANPKHRINDYYKSYTLDMLRVNNKFRYAEQNGVDVTQSTVHYRFLIDHLGTYGNIIMLVSASLLYCDLCKFNKLHCEIRSCLSITPTYMGHYIVLCGYNKRLQKFMYRNPACRDKVCYIPYQALDKARKANGTDEDIILLYDKPT is encoded by the exons ATGGAAG CAGAAATTCCAAGCTACATTCCGGACATACTTGAGCATCCCGTCGTGCACTTTACACAGCGCTACGATTGGGATTGTGGATTGGCATGCATTTTAATGGTGTTGGATCGCCGGCAACGGCAGACGTTCCTAACCCAGTTCCAGCAAATTTGCGACGAGGGCCAATTTGGCAAAAG CACGTGGACGATTGATTTGTGCTACATTCTGAAGGACTTCAGCGTACCGCTAAAGTACCTCACGAAAACGCTTGGCGCGAACCCGAAGCACCGCATCAATGATTACTACAAATCATACACACTG GATATGCTGCGGGTGAACAACAAGTTCCGCTACGCCGAGCAGAATGGAGTGGATGTTACCCAATCCACCGTCCACTATCGGTTCTTGATCGACCACCTGGGGACGTATGGCAACATTATCATGCTCGTAAGTGCCTCTCTACTGTACTGCGATCTGTGTAAATTCAACAAACTACATTGCGAAATACG TTCCTGCCTCAGCATTACACCCACTTACATGGGCCACTACATAGTTCTGTGCGGGTACAACAAACGGCTGCAGAAATTCATGTACCGCAATCCAGCCTGCAGGGACA AAGTGTGCTACATTCCGTACCAGGCTCTAGACAAGGCTCGCAAAGCGAACGGTACAGACGAGGATATCATCCTGCTGTACGACAAACCAACATGA